The Bartonella sp. HY328 genome contains the following window.
ATTAATAAGGAAAGAGAAAAAACCTCGTATTATGATTTGAGAGATTATACAAAGGGAATATCATAATGTTGCGTTTTATCTAGCCATTGCGGGATTGGCAATGATTTTTCGCGCAAAAATTGTGGGTTATAGAGTTTTGATAGGTAGCGGTTACCATAATCACAAAGCATGGTAACAATGGTTTTTCCCTTCCCCAACTCGCGTGCTAAAGAAATAGCACCGGCAATATTTATACCCGATGACCCGCCAAGGCATAGGCCTTCATATTGAGCAAGATGAAACAACTCAATTAGCGCATCACTGTCACTTACCTGATAAGAAAAATCAGGCTGCAAACCATCAAGATTGGCGGTTATACGCCCTTGTCCTATCCCTTCAGTAATTGAGCTTCCTTGAGATTGCAATTGACCATTGGTGTAATAAGAATAAAGGGCTGCGCCAAAAGGATCGGCAAGACCGATTTTAATCGCTTTATTATGCTCTTTTAACCCAATAGCCGTACCAGCCAAAGTTCCGCCAGAGCCGACAGAGCAAATAAACCCATCAATATTGCCTTGTGTATCGCGCCAAATTTCTTTGGCTGTTGTCTTTATATGGGCTTCACGATTAGCAACATTATCAAATTGGTTAGCCCATAAGACGCCATTTTCAGTGGTCTTTTTCAAACTTTCGGCAAGGCGGCCTGATAATTTAACATAATTATTGTCATCACGATAAGGCACTGCTGGCACTTCAATAAGCTCGGCCCCCTGCAAGCGCAGCGCGTCTTTTTTTTCCTGTGATTGGGTGTTTGGAATAACGATAATTGTTTTATAGCCTAAAACCGCCCCCACAAGTGCAAGACCAATGCCGGTATTACCTGCTGTTCCTTCAACAATAATACCACCCTTCTTAAGTTCGCCCTTGCGTTCTACATCACGAATAATCGATAGAGCAGCCCGATCTTTAACCGATTGACCAGGGTTTAAAAATTCTGCTTTACCCCAAATTTCGCACCCAGTTAGCTCACTTGCGCGATTTAAACGGATAAGTGGCGTATTTCCAATCAGATCAAGCACAGATGTATCAGCCATGTTTTTTTCCTTTAATGTTGAGTTTTAAACATTTTGGCGACACAAATTTGCAACAGCGATTTATGTCTCTTTGGTAAACCCTGCCAACAATAAAAAGAAAACCTTACGCAATCAAAGAAAATTATACCTCTGATATATCAATATTTGATAAATTTCATTAAATATAGCGATCAATTAAAAATCTATTCTATTTAAAAAAGGGCATATCAATACCCTTTGTGAATTACGAATATCGCAAGTTATGAATTTAAAAAACTCATAACTTTAAAGATAACAATATGACGCCGCCAGCAATTAAAACAACGCCAAGCCAATTAATGCCAGATAGTTTTTCACCGAGAAACGCAACGCCAAAAATTGCGACTAAAATAACCGATAATTTATCAACCGGTGCAACTCTTGAAGCATCGCCAATTTGCAAAGCTCTAAAATAAGCAAGCCATGACGCCCCCGTTGCAAGCCCTGATAAAACGAGGAATAGCCAAGATTTAGCCGATACTTCACTTGGCTTATGCCATTGATCGGTAAGGGTTAAAAAAAGGCAGAGTGCTGCCACAATAACCAGCGTGCGTATAAACGTAGCAAAATCAGAATTAATGCCATGAATACCGACTTTTGCAAAAATTGCGGTTAATGCTGCAAAAACTGCTGATAAAACTGCCCAAAACTGCCAAGAAGCTGCCATTTTAAAACTCAACTCCCTTTTGTCCTTTTATGCCTGAGCGAAATGGATGCTTGATGAGTTCCATTTCAGTAACAAGGTCAGCTTCATCAATAAGCTCTTGCTTAGCATTGCGGCCAGTAATAATAACATGCTTCATGAATGGGCGTTCACGCACGGTTTCAAGCACTTCTTCCAAAGGCAAATAGTCATAACGCAGAACGATATTTAACTCGTCACAAAGCACCATATCGTAACTTTCATCCAAAATCATTGACTTGGCAACTTCCCAAGCTTCCCGTGCCATAGCAATGTCTTTTTCACGGTCTTGCGTTTCCCAAGTGAAGCCCTCGCCTGCCGCAAAAACGGTTACTTGATCACCAAATTTATCCAAGGCCAGACGCTCGCCAGTTGCGCGTGAACCTTTAACAAATTGAACAACACCAATTTTCATATTATGGCCAAGGGCACGAAAAACCATTCCAAAGCCAGCGGTTGATTTGCCCTTACCTTTACCGGTATTAACAATCAAAAGTCCTTTTTCACCGGTTTTTCCCTCATTCATTCGATCACGGGCGGCTTTTTTCTTCTTCATTTTTTCCGCGTGGCGGGCATTGATTTCCTCAGTTGTCATTGTGGTTTTATCCATGTCACTCACCCTTATTTTGTAATTCTTCCAGTTGAAATGCAGCTGAATTGGAGCGCCCAATCCAAAGACCACGATCTAAAGCCTCATTTAGCTTTTGTGCTATCTCACGCAGTGCTGCCGGATTTTGCTCAGTTAAAAATGATCGAACCATATCATCATTAATATAGGCATTATAAATTGCTTCAAAATGTTCGCTACGCACGGCATTTGTAGTTGCTGCAAACGCAAAAAGATAGTCAACACTCGCTGCCATTTCTACGCCCCCTTTAAAACCATGTCGCATGGCACTTGCAATCCATTTGGGATTGATAGCACGGCCACGCAATGTGCGGGCAATTTCTTCCTCCAAGGTTTTGATAAGGGGGCGTTCTGGCCTTGATAAATCATTATGATAAATTTGCGGCCATAGCCCTGATTGTGTTGCCGCTGCAGCAGCCATACCACCTTCAAAAGCATAATATTCACCAGAATCTAGTAAATCATGCTCTCTATTATCCTGATTTTGTACCACCAACTGCAAGGCAACCATTCTGGCATTTAATTCTGCGCTTGCCGTTTCCCCCTCACCTATGCCATAGGCATGATCAGAATTAGCAAGCCATGCTTTTCCAAGATCATCTCGCTTATCCCACTCGCCAGAATCAAGAAGCTCTTGTAACCCTGTGCCATAATGACCCGGTTTTGCACCAAAAATACGATAGCCCGCCTTTTGGATCGCTTGTTGATAGGTTAATCCATAACCTTCTTCCATGAAATGCGCTATATCTCCCTTCATATTAGCGGCGATCGGATTATAGGCCTCTTCTTCATCAAGCGCACCAACGGCTCTTATGGCTTGGTCAAGCAAAACCAATTGGTCAGGAAATGCGTCACGGAAAAAACCTGATATACGCAATGTGACATCAACACGCGGACGACATAATTTTTCTAAAGGTATAATTTCATATCCCGTCACCCGTCGTGATGCCATATCCCATAAAGGCTTAACGCCGATTAGGGCTAAAGCCTGCGCAATATCATCGCCACCCGTGCGCATATTGGACGTACCCCATACAGTAAGCCC
Protein-coding sequences here:
- a CDS encoding cysteine synthase A, giving the protein MADTSVLDLIGNTPLIRLNRASELTGCEIWGKAEFLNPGQSVKDRAALSIIRDVERKGELKKGGIIVEGTAGNTGIGLALVGAVLGYKTIIVIPNTQSQEKKDALRLQGAELIEVPAVPYRDDNNYVKLSGRLAESLKKTTENGVLWANQFDNVANREAHIKTTAKEIWRDTQGNIDGFICSVGSGGTLAGTAIGLKEHNKAIKIGLADPFGAALYSYYTNGQLQSQGSSITEGIGQGRITANLDGLQPDFSYQVSDSDALIELFHLAQYEGLCLGGSSGINIAGAISLARELGKGKTIVTMLCDYGNRYLSKLYNPQFLREKSLPIPQWLDKTQHYDIPFV
- a CDS encoding EamA family transporter, translated to MAASWQFWAVLSAVFAALTAIFAKVGIHGINSDFATFIRTLVIVAALCLFLTLTDQWHKPSEVSAKSWLFLVLSGLATGASWLAYFRALQIGDASRVAPVDKLSVILVAIFGVAFLGEKLSGINWLGVVLIAGGVILLSLKL
- the cobO gene encoding cob(I)yrinic acid a,c-diamide adenosyltransferase, whose product is MDKTTMTTEEINARHAEKMKKKKAARDRMNEGKTGEKGLLIVNTGKGKGKSTAGFGMVFRALGHNMKIGVVQFVKGSRATGERLALDKFGDQVTVFAAGEGFTWETQDREKDIAMAREAWEVAKSMILDESYDMVLCDELNIVLRYDYLPLEEVLETVRERPFMKHVIITGRNAKQELIDEADLVTEMELIKHPFRSGIKGQKGVEF